The Ornithinibacillus sp. 4-3 region GAAGCTGTTTTATTAGCTAAAGAATTTGTGACAACAGCTATCGCACATGGATTTTCATATAATGAACACGTTGGACCAACCTATCATGCTGCATTAAGAAAATATGGTAGTATACAACGTATTCTTACAAATAATTGATCTTTCAGATATAACAAAAAGCATTGATTCAGCCTATATTTTATTATGATTTAGGATGTTAAATAGGAGGATGTTTTATGAGCCAAAGGGCGTTAATAAATGTTGACTATACCTATGATTTTGTTGCGGAAGATGGCAAGCTCACTTGTGGCTATCCAGGTCAAGCGATTGAGGATAAAATTGTCTCTTTAACAGAGGAGTTTATAGAGGCAGGCGATTTTGTCGTATTTGCGATTGATTCACATGAAAAAGATGATCCATTACATCCAGAAACTGCATTATTTCCACCACATAATATAGATGGTACAAAGGGAAAACAGCTTTATGGTAAGTTAGCAGAAACATATGAGAATAATAAACATTTAAAGACTGTTTATTCCTTTGATAAGACGAGATATAGTGCATTTGCTGGAACAAATTTGGAAATTAAGTTAAGGGAAAGAAAAATTGAGGAAATTCACCTTGTTGGTGTATGTACAGATATTTGTATTTTACATACAGCAGTTGATGCATATAATAAAGGATTTAAAATTGTGGTACATAAGGAAGCTGTTGCTAGCTTCAATGAAATAGGTCATCAATGGGCATTGGAACATTTCAAAAATACATTAGGTGCTACAATTATCTAAGTTAGTAAGGTAATATAAAAATAGATTGAGAAACTTAGGGGGTTTTTATTGATCATGTTAGAATCTTCAAATTTACTGCGTATTCCTGGTCCTACACCAATCCCAGGATGTGTTACTCGTGCAATGAGTAAGCCAATGATTGGGCATCGTACAGAAGAGGCGAAGCAATTATTAATTCGTTTGAAAGAGAAAATCAAACCGGTTTTTGGTACAAACCAAGATGTCATTATCCTTGCTGGGAGTGGATCAGCTGGTTTAGAAGCGGCCATTGTTAATATTACAGATGTCGGAGACGAGGTGCTTGTACTAGTTTCTGGAAATTTTGGTGAACGTTTTGCAGAAATTTGTGAAGTATATGGACTTAAAGTACATCGTATCGAAGTGGAATGGGGGAAAGCAATTGACCCTCAAGAGGTAGAAGTTTACATACAAAAAAATCCGAATATTAAAGCAGTATTTGTCACATCTTGTGAAACATCAACAGGAGTTCTAAATCCAATTCCAGAAATTACTGCTGCTGTTCGTGAACATTCAAATGCATTAGTGGCTGTGGACGGTGTTTCTTCCGTTGGTGGAGTAGATACACAAATGGATGCGTGGGGTGTCGATGTTTTAGTTACTGGTTCACAAAAAGCAATGATGCTACCTCCGGGCCTATGCTTTGTTGCAGCAAGTGAGCGTGCTTGGGAAGTTATTCATGAGAATAAACGTCCTCGTTATTTTCTGGATTTACGTAAGTATTTAAATAATGCTGCGCCATACACACCAGCAGTTTCCTTATTAATGGGCTTGGAAGCAGCACTTGATCTAATTGCTGAAGAAGGATTAGAAAATGTATATGCACGTCATTTAACCATGATGGAAATGACTCGTGCAGCTGTAAAAGCATTAGGCATCCCATTATTAACAGATGAAGAAAGTGCAGCTCCAACCGTAACAACATTAGTGCCAGCAGATTTTGAAGGCGATAAATTACGCAAGCAATTAAAGGCAGATTTTGGCTTAGAATTAGCTGGAGGACAAAAGCATCTAAAAGGAAAAGTTGTTCGAATTGGTCATATGGGCTATTGTGCGCCAGCTGATGTATTACAAGTGATTAGTTTATTAGAAACAGGCTTACAAAGAATTGGTAAAGACATCACGCCAGGTCAAGGAATCCAGGCAGCGCAAGCAGTATTTTTACAATCAGGAGGGCAAGCGTAGTGAGTAGTTTTAAAGTATTAATTGCTGATCCATTAAGTGAGGATGGAATTCATCCATTATTAGAAGAAGATAATATTGAAGTTGTTGTAGACACTGGTTTAAGTCCAGAAGCATTATTAGAGAAAATCCCTGAGTTTGATGCTTTACTTGTTCGAAGCCAAACACAAGTAAATCACGAAGTAATTGAACGTGGAACAAATTTAAAAGTTATTGGACGTGCCGGGGTAGGCGTAGATAATATCGATATAAAAGCAGCGACAGAAAATGGTGTGATTGTTG contains the following coding sequences:
- a CDS encoding cysteine hydrolase family protein yields the protein MSQRALINVDYTYDFVAEDGKLTCGYPGQAIEDKIVSLTEEFIEAGDFVVFAIDSHEKDDPLHPETALFPPHNIDGTKGKQLYGKLAETYENNKHLKTVYSFDKTRYSAFAGTNLEIKLRERKIEEIHLVGVCTDICILHTAVDAYNKGFKIVVHKEAVASFNEIGHQWALEHFKNTLGATII
- a CDS encoding alanine--glyoxylate aminotransferase family protein produces the protein MLESSNLLRIPGPTPIPGCVTRAMSKPMIGHRTEEAKQLLIRLKEKIKPVFGTNQDVIILAGSGSAGLEAAIVNITDVGDEVLVLVSGNFGERFAEICEVYGLKVHRIEVEWGKAIDPQEVEVYIQKNPNIKAVFVTSCETSTGVLNPIPEITAAVREHSNALVAVDGVSSVGGVDTQMDAWGVDVLVTGSQKAMMLPPGLCFVAASERAWEVIHENKRPRYFLDLRKYLNNAAPYTPAVSLLMGLEAALDLIAEEGLENVYARHLTMMEMTRAAVKALGIPLLTDEESAAPTVTTLVPADFEGDKLRKQLKADFGLELAGGQKHLKGKVVRIGHMGYCAPADVLQVISLLETGLQRIGKDITPGQGIQAAQAVFLQSGGQA